Genomic segment of Peptococcaceae bacterium:
TCTTCCGGCACGTCAAGCGTACCGGGCTGTAAAACAGACCTGTGAACAACCTCGCACCCCAGTTCCCGGAAATGCTGCTCGGCAAAATTCACTCCCCCGCGTCCTTTATCCAGCACAACTTCGACTTCATTGCCGGCCGCAACGAGTTTCCTGGCCACCGGCAGGGCCGGGGCCTGCCCTATACCCCTCGTGACAAGAAGCGCCCTGCTGTTGCGCAGTCCCTTGATGTACTTGAGCCCCAAAAGCCCATTCCAGTAGGGGCCCCTGACCAGCAGTTCTTCTTTTATCTTTTTCAGGGCTTTTGTTTTGACCCCGCGTATTTGCACGGCCGCAGTCACTGTTCCCGTTCTTTCGTCCGTCGTCATAACGGACATGGGCGTGTCAAAAAAAGCGGGTTCCTCCGTGCTCCTCAAAAAAACATAAGCCCCCGGCTGGTTGAGTTCCCTGGCCAGAGTCGAATTGGTTTTAAACTTTAACAGCATCACGTTCTCGGAAAGAAACTGTTTCTCAATGAGACGGGAGACAAAACTTTTCCTTTGCTCTTTTATGCGTTTCCGGTTGTTCACATACTCCTGGTAG
This window contains:
- a CDS encoding sulfide/dihydroorotate dehydrogenase-like FAD/NAD-binding protein, translating into MCQVLECIDAGTEYCPCYLAETGECIMCSQLQGRTFCDCTNWKGVCIYQEYVNNRKRIKEQRKSFVSRLIEKQFLSENVMLLKFKTNSTLARELNQPGAYVFLRSTEEPAFFDTPMSVMTTDERTGTVTAAVQIRGVKTKALKKIKEELLVRGPYWNGLLGLKYIKGLRNSRALLVTRGIGQAPALPVARKLVAAGNEVEVVLDKGRGGVNFAEQHFRELGCEVVHRSVLQPGTLDVPEETLEYIKKKVLEEGVRLVYTGGSEKLHQGVGRLLASMGAGTFFACSNDARVCCGEGICGSCHTRLADGSRIKTCKTQLGPVDIYGGR